A single genomic interval of Tsukamurella paurometabola harbors:
- a CDS encoding DegV family protein has translation MSVVVVTDASAAIAPERVAELGIHILPLHVLSGDAEYIDRGTGYQAERFVKEGVTTSGPSVGEVREVLAAAVAEAGGDGVVVITMSSHLSSTYSTSVAQAALMDADITVVDSRSIDMAMGFGVLEAARLARAGAPADEVAEAARQVLDGAEGFFCVATLDHLRAGGRVSALAKLLGGALQIVPVLRLQDGRIVSERKTRTVSRARDQLAALASQHLGNRPARVAVHHVEAPEAAEHVAALVKEEFPQLQELVTGPFGGTIAAHLGPGAVGVAVAPALVDGADPA, from the coding sequence ATGAGTGTCGTCGTCGTGACCGACGCCTCGGCCGCGATCGCCCCGGAGCGGGTCGCCGAGCTCGGCATCCACATCCTCCCGTTGCACGTCCTCTCGGGCGACGCCGAGTACATCGACCGCGGCACGGGTTACCAGGCCGAGCGGTTCGTCAAGGAGGGCGTGACCACGTCCGGCCCGTCGGTCGGCGAGGTCCGCGAGGTGCTCGCCGCCGCGGTCGCCGAGGCCGGCGGTGACGGCGTCGTGGTGATCACCATGAGCTCCCACCTGAGCTCCACCTACTCGACGTCGGTCGCGCAGGCCGCGCTCATGGACGCCGACATCACCGTGGTCGACTCGCGGAGCATCGACATGGCGATGGGATTCGGCGTGCTGGAGGCGGCGCGGCTGGCCCGCGCCGGCGCGCCCGCCGACGAGGTCGCGGAGGCCGCGCGGCAGGTGCTCGACGGCGCCGAGGGCTTCTTCTGTGTCGCCACGCTCGATCACCTGCGGGCGGGCGGCCGCGTGAGCGCCCTCGCGAAGCTGCTCGGCGGGGCGCTGCAGATCGTGCCGGTGCTGCGGCTGCAGGACGGCCGGATCGTCTCCGAGCGCAAGACCCGCACGGTCTCCCGCGCGCGGGACCAGCTCGCCGCCCTGGCCTCCCAGCACCTCGGGAACCGGCCCGCGCGGGTCGCGGTGCACCACGTCGAGGCGCCCGAGGCCGCCGAGCACGTCGCCGCTCTGGTCAAGGAGGAGTTCCCGCAGCTCCAGGAACTGGTGACCGGGCCGTTCGGCGGCACCATCGCCGCGCACCTCGGACCGGGCGCGGTGGGCGTCGCGGTGGCGCCCGCGCTGGTCGACGGCGCGGATCCGGCCTAG
- a CDS encoding ComEA family DNA-binding protein yields the protein MNGEREAAAGSGVADEQIFARPAWLDDFAPARREYAEPVDPGRDGDGRGTGVTPSRRVRMEDDDFWDEQEPVGWRATVERVRTTPRAAIALVVVGVIAAVVAAVTVLGPSREGGGQYPVVDFAGASSSAEPSAPSGAAASAGAGAATGSGSAPSDLVVAVVGLVRAPGLHRLRPGARVADALTAARGTLGGADTASLNLAQPLRDGDQVVVGVVDPKAGVTLRSSVRSGSVAGAAGASSGAPGGAVGGAGGADAAGAVNINTASAAELDRLPGVGAATAAAIIAYRDKNGPFRTVDDLAKVSGIGEAKLAKIKPMATV from the coding sequence ATGAACGGCGAACGAGAGGCGGCGGCCGGAAGCGGCGTCGCGGACGAGCAGATCTTCGCGCGGCCCGCGTGGCTCGACGACTTCGCGCCGGCCCGCCGGGAGTACGCCGAGCCGGTCGACCCCGGGCGGGACGGTGACGGGCGCGGCACCGGGGTCACGCCGTCGCGCCGGGTGCGCATGGAGGACGACGACTTCTGGGACGAGCAGGAACCCGTCGGGTGGCGCGCCACCGTCGAGCGGGTGCGGACGACGCCCCGGGCCGCGATCGCACTCGTCGTGGTGGGCGTGATCGCCGCCGTGGTGGCGGCGGTGACGGTCCTCGGACCGTCGCGCGAGGGCGGCGGGCAGTACCCGGTCGTGGATTTCGCGGGCGCGTCCTCGTCGGCGGAGCCGTCCGCGCCGTCGGGGGCGGCCGCGTCCGCCGGGGCCGGCGCTGCGACCGGATCGGGGTCGGCGCCGTCGGATCTGGTCGTGGCGGTCGTCGGTCTGGTGCGGGCCCCCGGGTTGCACCGGCTGCGGCCCGGTGCCCGGGTGGCCGACGCCCTGACCGCCGCCCGCGGCACGCTCGGCGGTGCCGACACCGCGAGCCTGAACCTGGCGCAGCCGCTGCGCGACGGCGATCAGGTGGTCGTCGGCGTTGTGGATCCGAAGGCCGGAGTGACGCTGCGCAGTTCCGTGCGGTCCGGCTCGGTGGCGGGCGCGGCGGGCGCGTCGTCGGGGGCACCGGGAGGGGCGGTGGGCGGTGCGGGCGGCGCCGACGCGGCGGGTGCGGTCAACATCAACACGGCGAGCGCCGCCGAGCTCGACCGGTTGCCCGGCGTGGGCGCGGCGACCGCCGCCGCGATCATCGCCTACCGCGACAAGAACGGGCCGTTCCGCACCGTCGACGACCTCGCGAAGGTCAGCGGCATCGGCGAGGCGAAGCTCGCCAAGATCAAGCCGATGGCCACGGTGTGA
- a CDS encoding ComEC/Rec2 family competence protein — MRERLDLRLLPAAIVCWAAAAVALISAVAAWWTAGILAAVAVAAAVLRRRRPGPVIQAVSLVVVAAAGLGAGVAASVAVRVHDRERAPIVAYDGAGPVEVLLEVDEWPRQRSGSPGGHLDASRVLVAATVQGVRTDATTPARGGVLLLGATQDLGGLVPGERVAIRATVLRSTRPGLVAVVLVGAGEPTVLGRAPPYFRAAAAVRRALAAVAAEALPADAAGLLPALVLGDESATLPTVRGDFQDSGLTHLTAVSGANFAIIALCVLGLCAAAGVPLTARAAVTTVAIVAFVGLVGPTGSVVRAAVMGLVGVAALALRRGRQPLVALFVAVVVLMLVRPALARDIGFALSVAATAGLVLWSPVVRDRLVLARVPDTLAGLLAVTIVAQVVTLPLVIAFSGRVPLGGVVANLLAGPVIPIITVVGTLAAVAAPVAGPVAALAVSATGPELWWVITVARWCARIGVLPVPGGAGTGVALVVACVVVGGVWKYGSRGGQRARTRGGGDRGPPGGAGGLVDRRVGARGGGRRRYGPAGRRG; from the coding sequence GTGCGCGAGCGGCTGGATCTGCGCCTTCTCCCGGCGGCGATCGTCTGTTGGGCGGCGGCCGCGGTCGCACTGATCTCCGCCGTCGCGGCGTGGTGGACGGCCGGAATACTCGCGGCGGTGGCAGTGGCGGCGGCGGTGCTCCGCCGCAGGCGGCCGGGGCCGGTGATCCAGGCGGTGAGCCTGGTCGTCGTCGCGGCCGCGGGACTCGGCGCCGGCGTGGCCGCATCGGTCGCGGTGCGGGTGCACGACCGGGAGCGGGCCCCGATCGTGGCGTACGACGGGGCAGGACCGGTCGAGGTGCTGCTCGAGGTTGACGAGTGGCCGCGGCAGCGCTCCGGATCCCCGGGCGGGCACCTCGACGCGTCGCGCGTACTGGTCGCAGCGACGGTGCAGGGGGTGCGGACCGATGCGACGACTCCGGCTCGGGGAGGAGTGCTCCTCCTGGGTGCGACGCAGGATCTCGGCGGCCTGGTACCGGGCGAGCGGGTCGCGATCCGCGCGACGGTGCTCCGGAGCACGCGGCCGGGCCTCGTCGCGGTTGTGCTCGTCGGGGCGGGGGAGCCGACGGTACTCGGCCGTGCGCCGCCGTACTTCCGTGCCGCCGCTGCGGTCCGTCGCGCGCTTGCCGCGGTCGCTGCGGAGGCGCTCCCCGCCGACGCCGCCGGGCTCCTGCCCGCGCTCGTGCTGGGCGACGAGTCCGCCACGCTGCCGACCGTGCGCGGCGACTTCCAGGACTCCGGCCTCACCCACCTCACGGCGGTGAGCGGCGCCAACTTCGCGATCATCGCCCTCTGCGTGCTGGGGCTGTGCGCGGCGGCGGGCGTGCCGCTCACCGCGCGGGCCGCGGTGACGACGGTGGCGATCGTCGCCTTCGTCGGGCTGGTGGGGCCCACGGGCTCCGTGGTGCGGGCCGCGGTGATGGGACTGGTCGGGGTGGCGGCGCTGGCGCTGCGGCGCGGGCGGCAACCGTTGGTCGCGCTGTTCGTCGCGGTGGTCGTGCTGATGCTGGTGCGCCCGGCGCTCGCCCGCGACATCGGTTTCGCGCTATCGGTGGCGGCCACCGCCGGGCTGGTGCTGTGGTCGCCGGTGGTGCGCGATCGCCTGGTCCTCGCGCGGGTGCCGGACACGCTCGCCGGCCTGCTCGCGGTGACGATCGTGGCGCAGGTCGTGACGTTGCCGCTCGTGATCGCCTTCTCGGGCCGCGTGCCGCTGGGCGGGGTCGTGGCGAACCTCCTCGCCGGGCCGGTGATCCCGATCATCACGGTGGTCGGAACGCTCGCCGCGGTGGCGGCCCCGGTCGCCGGGCCCGTCGCCGCGCTCGCGGTGTCGGCGACGGGGCCGGAGCTGTGGTGGGTCATCACGGTCGCGCGGTGGTGTGCGCGGATCGGCGTCCTCCCCGTGCCGGGCGGTGCGGGCACGGGCGTCGCGCTGGTCGTGGCGTGCGTGGTCGTCGGTGGGGTCTGGAAGTATGGGAGCCGTGGTGGACAGCGCGCGCGTACACGTGGTGGTGGGGACCGAGGGCCTCCTGGTGGAGCGGGCGGTCTCGTCGATCGTCGAGTCGGCGCGCGCGGCGGCGGGCGACGGAGGTATGGGCCTGCCGGGCGGCGCGGGTGA
- the holA gene encoding DNA polymerase III subunit delta: protein MGTEGLLVERAVSSIVESARAAAGDGGMGLPGGAGDAVPVTRIRAGDVDQSELVELLSPSLFAEERIVVLESAGEAGKAPVDLIVEAAKNPPDGITLVIEHSGGGRAKSMVAALKKAGAAMVEVPTITSARDRADFAKSEFRAQKVRVSDELVDLLVDSVGKDLRELAAAIAQLVADTGGRVDLAAVHRYYAGRAEVTGFEIADKAVAGQVAAALEALRWAQHRGTPHVLIADALADAVHSVARIRGLGRTPDQYRDAGELGMAPWKVKKMTQVARRWRAENVAGALQAVAAANADVKGQAADPDYALEIAVRRVATLAG, encoded by the coding sequence GTGGGGACCGAGGGCCTCCTGGTGGAGCGGGCGGTCTCGTCGATCGTCGAGTCGGCGCGCGCGGCGGCGGGCGACGGAGGTATGGGCCTGCCGGGCGGCGCGGGTGACGCCGTGCCGGTCACCCGGATCCGCGCCGGCGATGTCGACCAGTCCGAGCTGGTGGAGCTGCTGAGCCCCTCGCTGTTCGCCGAGGAGCGCATCGTCGTGCTCGAGTCCGCCGGCGAGGCGGGCAAGGCGCCCGTGGATCTCATCGTCGAGGCGGCGAAGAACCCGCCCGACGGGATCACCCTGGTGATCGAGCACAGCGGCGGTGGCCGCGCGAAGTCGATGGTCGCCGCGCTCAAGAAGGCGGGCGCCGCAATGGTGGAGGTGCCCACGATCACCTCCGCGCGCGACCGGGCGGACTTCGCGAAGTCGGAGTTCCGGGCGCAGAAGGTCCGTGTCTCCGACGAGCTCGTCGATCTGCTGGTCGATTCCGTCGGAAAGGACCTGCGGGAGCTCGCCGCGGCGATCGCGCAACTCGTCGCCGACACGGGCGGCCGCGTGGACCTCGCCGCGGTGCACCGCTACTACGCGGGCCGCGCCGAGGTCACCGGCTTCGAGATCGCCGACAAGGCCGTCGCCGGGCAGGTGGCGGCCGCGCTGGAGGCGCTGCGCTGGGCCCAGCACCGCGGCACGCCGCACGTGCTCATCGCCGACGCACTCGCCGACGCGGTGCACTCCGTCGCACGGATCCGCGGCCTGGGCCGCACCCCCGACCAGTACCGGGACGCGGGGGAGCTGGGCATGGCGCCGTGGAAGGTGAAGAAGATGACGCAGGTCGCGCGACGGTGGCGCGCCGAGAACGTCGCCGGTGCGTTGCAGGCGGTCGCCGCCGCCAACGCCGATGTGAAGGGCCAGGCGGCGGACCCGGACTACGCGCTGGAGATCGCGGTCCGCAGGGTCGCCACACTCGCGGGCTGA
- the rpsT gene encoding 30S ribosomal protein S20: MANIKSQIKRIKTNERNRLRNQSAKSSLRTAIRHFREAVEAGDKTKAGELLVSTSRQLDKAASKGVIHANQAANKKSALALALNKL, translated from the coding sequence GTGGCCAACATCAAGTCCCAGATCAAGCGGATCAAGACCAACGAGCGCAACCGCCTGCGCAACCAGTCGGCGAAGTCGTCGCTGCGTACCGCCATCCGCCACTTCCGTGAGGCCGTCGAGGCCGGGGACAAGACCAAGGCCGGCGAGCTCCTCGTGAGCACCAGCCGCCAGCTCGACAAGGCCGCCAGCAAGGGCGTGATCCACGCCAACCAGGCCGCCAACAAGAAGTCGGCGCTGGCGCTCGCGCTGAACAAGCTCTGA
- a CDS encoding circularly permuted type 2 ATP-grasp protein, which yields MTPQKQAKSGSSGRTASAPRKQAAAPRLSDEAPLFAGYDDAPSFGRAFDEMFADDGTVRAPYKRIFGALSSADESDLAARVDALGAAFIDQGITFSLEGRERPFPLDLVPRVIAAAEWNRLEKGIKQRVQALEMFLDDIYSEQEILRDGVVPKRLVTSCAHFHRQAAGIRPPNGVRIHVAGIDLIRDAEGTFRVLEDNLRSPSGVSYVMENRRTMAQVFPDLFQRHRVRAVADYSSHLLRALRRSAASNEADPTVVVLTPGMANSAYFEHSLLARQMGVELVEGRDLFCRDNVVYMRTTSGEQQVDVIYRRIDDEFLDPMQFLPNSVLGVAGLLNAARAGNVVISSAVGNGVADDKLTYTYVPDIIDYYLGEKPMLQNVDTLRCWLDDEREEVLDRIDELVIKPVEGSGGYGIVFGPDASEKELATMRRKVAADPRGWIAQPVMQLSTVPTKIGEQARPRHVDLRPFAVNDGDDVWVLPGGLTRVALPEGSLVVNSSQGGGSKDTWVLAARSSAAEAELEGAEVVPSRDLAEQQQVELGPELSSQDQQQQQAREEERHARP from the coding sequence GTGACCCCGCAGAAACAGGCCAAGTCCGGCAGTTCGGGACGCACGGCGTCCGCGCCCCGGAAGCAGGCCGCCGCCCCCCGACTGTCCGACGAGGCGCCCCTCTTCGCGGGCTACGACGATGCTCCGTCGTTCGGGCGGGCGTTCGATGAGATGTTCGCCGACGACGGCACCGTCCGCGCCCCGTACAAGCGGATCTTCGGCGCCCTCTCCTCGGCGGACGAATCGGATCTGGCGGCCCGCGTCGACGCCCTCGGCGCCGCGTTCATCGACCAGGGCATCACCTTCTCGCTGGAGGGCCGCGAGCGGCCGTTCCCGCTGGATCTCGTGCCCCGCGTGATCGCCGCCGCGGAGTGGAACCGCCTGGAGAAGGGCATCAAGCAGCGGGTCCAGGCGTTGGAGATGTTCCTCGACGACATCTACTCCGAGCAGGAGATCCTGCGCGACGGCGTGGTCCCCAAGCGGTTGGTCACCTCGTGTGCGCACTTCCATCGTCAGGCCGCGGGCATCCGCCCACCCAACGGCGTCCGCATCCACGTCGCCGGAATCGATCTCATCCGCGACGCGGAAGGCACCTTCCGCGTGCTCGAGGACAACCTGCGGTCACCGTCCGGCGTGAGCTACGTGATGGAGAACCGCCGGACGATGGCGCAGGTCTTCCCGGACCTGTTCCAGCGGCACCGCGTGCGCGCCGTCGCCGACTACAGCTCGCACCTCCTGCGCGCCCTGCGGCGCAGCGCCGCGTCGAACGAGGCCGACCCGACGGTGGTGGTGCTCACGCCTGGCATGGCGAACTCCGCCTACTTCGAGCACTCGCTGCTGGCGCGCCAGATGGGCGTCGAGCTGGTCGAGGGCCGCGACCTCTTCTGTCGCGACAACGTGGTCTACATGCGCACCACGAGCGGTGAGCAGCAGGTCGACGTGATCTACCGTCGCATCGACGACGAGTTCCTCGACCCGATGCAGTTCCTCCCGAACTCGGTACTCGGCGTCGCGGGCCTGCTCAACGCGGCGCGCGCCGGCAACGTCGTGATCAGCTCCGCGGTCGGTAACGGCGTCGCCGACGACAAGCTGACCTACACCTACGTGCCGGACATCATCGACTACTACCTCGGTGAGAAGCCGATGCTGCAGAACGTCGACACCCTGCGCTGCTGGCTCGACGACGAGCGCGAGGAGGTGCTCGACCGGATCGACGAGCTGGTGATCAAGCCCGTGGAGGGGTCCGGCGGCTACGGCATCGTCTTCGGTCCCGACGCGAGCGAGAAGGAGCTCGCGACGATGCGACGCAAGGTCGCCGCCGACCCCCGCGGTTGGATCGCGCAGCCCGTCATGCAGCTGTCGACGGTGCCGACGAAGATCGGCGAGCAGGCCCGTCCGCGCCATGTGGACCTGCGCCCGTTCGCGGTCAACGACGGCGACGACGTCTGGGTGCTCCCCGGCGGCCTGACCCGCGTCGCCCTGCCGGAGGGCTCGCTCGTCGTGAACTCGAGCCAGGGCGGCGGCTCCAAGGACACCTGGGTGCTCGCGGCCCGCTCGTCGGCCGCCGAGGCCGAACTGGAGGGCGCCGAGGTGGTCCCCAGCCGGGATCTGGCCGAGCAGCAGCAGGTGGAGCTCGGGCCCGAGCTCAGTTCGCAGGACCAACAGCAACAGCAGGCACGAGAGGAGGAGCGCCATGCTCGCCCGTAA
- a CDS encoding alpha-E domain-containing protein, with amino-acid sequence MLARNAEALYWIGRYAERADDTARMLDVTVHQFLEDATVDEDRVSRQLVRVLGIPEPPADQPLDLRAVTEVVAYNRDPGSGSIAASVASARENARGAREVTSSEMWECLNATYNGLAERERAARRLGPHEFLNYIKNRAAMFSGLTDSTLSRDEGYRFLLLGRSIERMDMAVRLLLSRAGDRAGSPTWVTVLRATGAHDTYLRTYRGVLDATRVVEFILVDRLFPRSVIHALTTAEDCLGAIEGGREGRLGTRTEAQRLLGRARGELEYLAPGELLDDLQRRLLALQELGQAAGEAITARYFHVTPYVAWTDARARGEIDTILEGEL; translated from the coding sequence ATGCTCGCCCGTAACGCCGAGGCGCTGTACTGGATCGGCCGGTACGCCGAGCGCGCGGACGACACCGCCCGCATGCTCGACGTGACCGTGCATCAGTTCCTCGAGGACGCTACCGTCGACGAGGACCGCGTCTCCCGCCAGCTGGTCCGCGTCCTCGGCATCCCCGAGCCGCCCGCCGATCAGCCGCTGGACCTGCGTGCCGTCACCGAGGTCGTCGCCTACAACCGGGATCCGGGCAGCGGCTCGATCGCCGCCAGCGTCGCCTCGGCGCGTGAGAACGCCCGCGGCGCCCGCGAGGTGACGAGTTCGGAGATGTGGGAGTGCCTGAACGCCACCTACAACGGTCTCGCCGAACGTGAGCGCGCCGCGCGCCGGCTCGGGCCGCACGAGTTCCTCAACTACATCAAGAATCGTGCGGCGATGTTCTCCGGTCTCACCGATTCGACCCTGTCGCGTGACGAGGGCTACCGGTTCCTGCTCCTCGGGCGCTCGATCGAGCGGATGGACATGGCGGTCCGGCTGCTGCTCTCCCGTGCCGGTGATCGCGCCGGCTCGCCCACCTGGGTGACGGTGCTCCGTGCGACGGGCGCCCACGACACCTACCTGCGGACGTACCGCGGGGTCCTGGACGCGACGCGCGTGGTCGAATTCATCCTGGTCGACCGCCTCTTTCCGCGGTCGGTGATCCACGCGCTGACCACCGCCGAGGACTGCCTCGGCGCCATCGAGGGCGGCCGCGAGGGCCGGCTCGGCACCCGCACCGAGGCGCAGCGCCTGCTGGGCCGCGCGCGCGGCGAGCTCGAGTACCTCGCGCCCGGCGAGCTCCTCGACGATCTGCAGCGCAGGCTCCTCGCGTTGCAGGAGCTCGGGCAGGCCGCGGGCGAGGCGATCACCGCCCGGTACTTCCACGTGACGCCGTACGTCGCCTGGACCGACGCCCGCGCCCGGGGCGAGATCGACACCATCCTGGAGGGGGAGCTGTGA
- a CDS encoding transglutaminase family protein, giving the protein MSWRLRVVHSTGFGYNAPVTSSYNEARLTPRSDQRQNVILNRVETVPATRAYRYTDYWGTAVTAFDLHAPHTALEVTGASVVETEAADDTGDVVGWDELATDRVRDRFDELLSYTDYVPKHRKLTAQAKKLVKDLEPDEAVLAVCRWVHDELDYVPGTTGVHSSAIDAWDERKGVCQDYAHLTLLLLRSVGIPARYVSGYLHPQRDAEVGSTVAGESHAWIEAWTGQWRGYDPTNDVPIGERHVSVGVGRDYADVPPLRGVIAGGGASDLDVIVEITRLA; this is encoded by the coding sequence GTGAGCTGGCGTCTTCGAGTCGTGCACTCGACCGGTTTCGGCTACAACGCACCGGTCACCTCGTCGTACAACGAGGCCCGCCTGACGCCGCGGAGCGACCAGCGGCAGAACGTCATCCTCAACCGCGTGGAGACGGTGCCCGCCACCCGCGCCTACCGGTACACCGACTACTGGGGCACCGCGGTCACGGCGTTCGACCTGCACGCGCCGCACACCGCGCTCGAGGTGACCGGTGCCTCGGTCGTGGAGACCGAGGCCGCCGACGACACGGGCGACGTCGTCGGCTGGGACGAGCTCGCGACGGACCGCGTGCGGGACCGGTTCGACGAGCTGCTCAGCTACACCGACTACGTACCGAAGCATCGCAAGCTGACGGCGCAGGCGAAGAAGCTGGTCAAGGACCTCGAGCCCGATGAGGCCGTGCTCGCGGTGTGCCGCTGGGTGCACGACGAGCTGGACTACGTGCCGGGCACCACCGGGGTGCACTCGTCCGCGATCGACGCGTGGGACGAACGCAAGGGGGTCTGCCAGGACTACGCGCACCTCACGTTGCTCCTGCTGCGCAGCGTCGGGATCCCGGCCCGGTACGTGTCCGGGTATCTGCACCCGCAGCGCGATGCGGAGGTCGGCTCGACGGTGGCGGGGGAGTCGCACGCCTGGATCGAGGCGTGGACGGGGCAGTGGCGCGGCTACGACCCGACCAACGACGTCCCGATCGGCGAGCGGCACGTCTCCGTGGGCGTGGGGCGCGACTACGCCGACGTTCCCCCGCTGCGCGGGGTGATCGCGGGCGGCGGAGCCTCGGATCTCGATGTGATCGTGGAGATCACCCGCCTCGCGTGA
- a CDS encoding type 1 glutamine amidotransferase domain-containing protein, which yields MPKRILNVVTNVGHYDDPSHRTGLWLSELTHAWHVFEAAGFDQVIVSPQGGPVPLEPRSLKFPNYDRTAKAWRADPARMALLENTAAPDDIDSADFDAIYFTGGHAVMYDFPDSEGLQRISRELFERGAIVSSVCHGYCGLLNTRLSNGEYLVAGRKVTGFAWQEEVLARVDKLVPYNAEEEMKKRGARYEKARLPFVSYAVVDGNLVTGQNPGSAKETAQKVAGLL from the coding sequence ATGCCGAAGCGCATTCTCAACGTCGTCACCAATGTCGGTCACTACGACGACCCGTCGCACAGGACGGGGCTGTGGCTCTCCGAGCTCACCCACGCCTGGCACGTCTTCGAGGCGGCCGGTTTCGATCAGGTGATCGTCAGCCCGCAGGGCGGCCCCGTGCCGCTCGAGCCGCGCTCGCTGAAGTTCCCCAACTACGACAGGACCGCGAAGGCGTGGCGGGCCGATCCCGCGCGGATGGCTCTGCTGGAGAACACCGCCGCGCCGGACGACATCGATTCGGCCGATTTCGACGCGATCTACTTCACGGGCGGCCACGCCGTGATGTACGACTTCCCGGACAGCGAGGGGTTGCAGCGGATCAGCCGCGAGCTCTTCGAGCGGGGCGCCATCGTGTCCTCGGTGTGCCACGGCTACTGCGGTCTGCTCAACACCCGGCTCTCGAACGGCGAGTACCTCGTCGCCGGACGGAAGGTGACCGGTTTCGCCTGGCAGGAGGAGGTCCTGGCCCGCGTCGACAAGCTGGTCCCGTACAACGCGGAGGAGGAGATGAAGAAGCGGGGCGCGCGCTACGAGAAGGCCAGGCTCCCGTTCGTCTCGTACGCCGTGGTCGACGGCAACCTGGTCACCGGCCAGAACCCGGGCTCGGCCAAGGAGACCGCACAGAAGGTCGCGGGCCTGCTCTGA
- a CDS encoding RidA family protein, which produces MSDHVRLIRSTGLSDVAQYAYVSTVRGGSRLVFPAGACPLDADGRTVGVGDYAAQAVQCVANLRLALGAAGARFADVVYTRVLVASTRQRDLVAAWDVVRAAFGDHDVPSTLMGVTVLGYDDQLVEIEAVAAVAE; this is translated from the coding sequence ATGTCCGATCACGTCCGGTTGATCAGGTCGACGGGGCTCAGCGACGTCGCGCAGTACGCGTACGTCTCGACCGTGCGAGGCGGATCCCGTTTGGTGTTCCCCGCCGGCGCGTGCCCGCTGGATGCGGACGGTCGTACCGTCGGCGTGGGTGACTACGCCGCGCAGGCCGTGCAGTGCGTGGCGAATCTCCGACTCGCCCTGGGCGCCGCAGGCGCTCGGTTCGCGGATGTGGTGTACACCCGGGTACTCGTCGCGTCGACACGACAACGCGACCTCGTGGCCGCGTGGGACGTGGTGCGCGCAGCGTTCGGGGATCATGACGTGCCCAGCACCCTGATGGGCGTCACCGTTCTCGGCTACGACGATCAACTGGTCGAGATCGAAGCCGTAGCCGCCGTGGCGGAATGA
- a CDS encoding type II toxin-antitoxin system PemK/MazF family toxin: protein MANDFTRFAAVAAKLAREHGPRLAAQVVNSPPVRAGREAITQAVTQTVNQALGLEAPPEPKEFTPGRPVTRTSTPTALMARGVFYAPQLDGQADPGEIVWTWVEFEETTGPNAGQGKDRPVLVVGRSVNSLLGLMLSSQERHMGDPDWVGIGSGPWDADQRPSWVRLDRVLDVPEDGIRREGAVLDRRRFEAVAQRLRDDYGWT from the coding sequence ATGGCGAACGACTTCACCCGCTTCGCGGCCGTGGCGGCCAAGCTCGCGCGCGAGCACGGGCCCCGGCTCGCCGCGCAGGTCGTGAACAGTCCTCCGGTCCGAGCGGGTCGCGAGGCGATCACCCAGGCGGTGACGCAGACGGTGAATCAGGCGCTCGGGCTGGAGGCACCGCCCGAGCCCAAGGAGTTCACGCCGGGCCGGCCGGTCACCCGCACGTCCACCCCGACCGCGCTGATGGCGCGGGGCGTCTTCTACGCCCCCCAGCTCGACGGCCAGGCCGACCCGGGCGAGATCGTGTGGACGTGGGTCGAGTTCGAGGAGACGACGGGGCCGAACGCGGGCCAGGGCAAGGACCGGCCGGTGCTCGTGGTCGGGCGGTCGGTGAACAGCCTGCTCGGACTCATGCTGTCCAGCCAGGAGCGGCACATGGGTGACCCGGACTGGGTCGGCATCGGTTCCGGTCCGTGGGACGCGGACCAGCGTCCCTCGTGGGTGCGTCTCGACCGGGTCCTCGACGTGCCGGAGGACGGCATCCGGCGTGAGGGCGCCGTGCTGGACCGGCGGCGTTTCGAGGCCGTCGCGCAGCGCCTGCGCGACGACTACGGCTGGACCTGA
- a CDS encoding maleylpyruvate isomerase family mycothiol-dependent enzyme: protein MTIRTDTDLYDATVAERARMAAILEDLAPERWAADSLCAGWRIREVVAHLTMTDTQTQEEFGAALAEAGGDVDVAVDRTARADVARFSDAELLAIQRARVASRWTPGPGALQGALAHEVIHGLDITVPLGLPGPAPEVLAAAVAGSTPEGLAFFGVDLAGLRLTAVDSDLVLGDGPRDVPLPTLTIVLIATGREPVPAPSAVG from the coding sequence ATGACCATCCGTACCGACACCGACCTGTACGACGCCACCGTCGCCGAGCGCGCCCGGATGGCGGCGATCCTCGAGGACCTCGCCCCCGAGCGGTGGGCCGCCGATTCGCTGTGTGCGGGCTGGCGCATCCGCGAGGTGGTCGCGCACCTGACCATGACCGACACCCAGACCCAGGAGGAGTTCGGGGCCGCGCTCGCCGAGGCGGGCGGGGACGTCGACGTCGCGGTCGACCGCACCGCCCGCGCCGACGTCGCACGATTCTCCGACGCCGAGCTGCTGGCGATCCAGAGGGCCCGGGTCGCGAGCCGCTGGACACCCGGTCCCGGTGCCCTGCAGGGCGCGCTCGCCCACGAGGTCATTCACGGCCTCGACATCACGGTGCCGCTCGGCCTGCCGGGGCCCGCGCCGGAGGTGCTCGCGGCGGCGGTCGCCGGATCGACCCCGGAGGGGCTCGCCTTCTTCGGTGTCGATCTCGCCGGCCTGCGGCTCACGGCCGTCGATTCCGACCTCGTCCTCGGCGACGGTCCGCGGGACGTCCCGCTGCCGACGCTCACCATCGTGCTGATCGCGACGGGGCGAGAGCCGGTCCCGGCCCCCAGCGCCGTGGGATGA